The DNA sequence TATATTTACGTAATAATATTTGTTTTATTTTTGAAATTATTGAAAAACGTTTATTACAACAATTAATTGATTATTTATTAATTAATAAATTAATTTTAAAAAATAATAATACTTTTTTTAATTTTAGTAAAATTTTTCAAGGAAAATATAGTGTTATTAAATATAATTTATTAGGAAAAAGGGTAGATTTTTCAGGTAGATCTGTTATTACAGTAAGTCCAAATATTAGATATAATAATATAGGGTTACCATATTATATTAGTATAAATATATTTAAACCTTTTTTAATAAAAATATTTAAAAATAATAATAAATTTAATATTATATTTAAAAGTTTATTAATTAATAGAAATTTATTTATTATAAAAAAATTTTTAAATAAATTATTACAAAATCAATTTGTTATTATTAACAGAGCACCTACATTACATAGAATGAATTTACAATCATTTATACCTATATTAACAGAAGGTTACTCTTTAAAATTTTATCCTTTAGGATGTGCAAGTTTTAATGCAGATTTTGACGGAGATCAAATGTCTGTATTTTTACCTTTGGTAAAAACATCAAAATTTGAAGCAAATTTAAATTTAAATTTTGATAAAAATGTTATATCTCCATCAAATAATAAAAATTTATTTAAAAATTTACAATATTATAAATTAGGTATAAATACATTATTAAATTTAAGTTATAATAAATTATTTAATATTTATTATTTTAATTCTATGGATAAAATATATGAATTATATATTAATAATAAGTTAAGTATTTTTAATTTAGTTTGGATAAAATATATAAGTAATAATAAAATTTTTTATATATTAACTTCAGTTAGTAGAATAATTTTAAATTTATATATGTATATATATTAATTATAAAAAAATATGTATTTTTATTTTTTTAATCAATATAATTTAAAAATTTTGGAAAAAAAATTATTATCAATTTTTAAATATAATATAAGTTCAAAATTATTACAAGAATTATTATATTTAGGATTTGAGTATAGTTTTATGTATAATTATTCATTAAATATAAATGATTTTTCTAATTTTATATATTTATTAATTTTATATAAAAATAAAATAAATAATATATATAATAATAAATATTATGAGGTAAAATATAATTATATAAATATATTTTTAAATAATTATTATTATTTAA is a window from the Plasmodium yoelii genome assembly PY17X01, chromosome : API genome containing:
- a CDS encoding RNA polymerase beta subunit, putative, translated to MILYNNINFIGLKLNILNPKQIIKWSSIIYKNKVIIGEVLIPNTINFNTGLPILNGLFCEKIFDYMYIWNCNCNKKLYDINNYSFFLYCKFCKNKLKININRKYKLGFIFLNIPILHLWYLTGPLKVASLLLNKNISYLKYLIYYKYFFNNIKYKQYFYYNKLNFKSIKINNTNIISYLFSHNILYKKLKNLNLLVELLNNKELLLINNKHFKKDLYKKINLLNLFIINNIKPNWIFLDLLPILPAGLRPYFYINNNMYIISTINENYRLIILKNNKLKYWLYLRNNICFIFEIIEKRLLQQLIDYLLINKLILKNNNTFFNFSKIFQGKYSVIKYNLLGKRVDFSGRSVITVSPNIRYNNIGLPYYISINIFKPFLIKIFKNNNKFNIIFKSLLINRNLFIIKKFLNKLLQNQFVIINRAPTLHRMNLQSFIPILTEGYSLKFYPLGCASFNADFDGDQMSVFLPLVKTSKFEANLNLNFDKNVISPSNNKNLFKNLQYYKLGINTLLNLSYNKLFNIYYFNSMDKIYELYINNKLSIFNLVWIKYISNNKIFYILTSVSRIILNLYMYIY